A window of Ignavibacterium sp. contains these coding sequences:
- the lgt gene encoding prolipoprotein diacylglyceryl transferase, translating to MIISSIWWQVSPEIMKLGPFSLRWYGLLFALAFVFGYMILTKVYQREKKPLEDLEQLSIYVILGTVIGARLGHCLFYDPAYYLTNPVEILKVWQGGLASHGAAIGILTALYLFSRKKKDQNMIWILDRLVIVVALGGALIRLGNLFNSEIIGKATDVPWAFVFVRVDEIPRHPTQLYESLFYFLSFIILYLIYNKKSSSLKPGYLFGLFLILIFGFRFFVEFLKENQSAFESALPINMGQILSIPFVLLGLYYIFRKKQNVNSAKK from the coding sequence ATGATTATCAGCTCTATCTGGTGGCAGGTTAGTCCGGAAATAATGAAACTTGGTCCGTTTTCATTGAGATGGTATGGACTTTTATTTGCTCTCGCTTTTGTATTCGGTTATATGATCCTAACAAAAGTGTATCAACGGGAAAAGAAACCGCTTGAAGATCTCGAGCAACTTTCGATTTATGTTATTCTCGGAACTGTTATTGGCGCAAGGTTAGGTCATTGTTTGTTTTATGATCCGGCATATTATCTAACAAATCCGGTCGAGATACTGAAAGTCTGGCAGGGCGGATTAGCTTCACACGGTGCTGCAATCGGAATTCTTACCGCACTTTATCTTTTCTCACGAAAGAAAAAAGATCAGAATATGATCTGGATTTTAGACCGGCTTGTAATCGTTGTTGCTCTTGGTGGTGCTTTGATAAGACTTGGTAATCTTTTTAATTCTGAAATCATCGGTAAAGCTACTGATGTTCCATGGGCTTTTGTGTTTGTTCGTGTTGATGAAATACCCAGACATCCTACTCAGCTTTACGAATCCTTATTTTATTTTCTTTCATTCATCATTCTATATCTGATTTATAATAAAAAATCCTCTTCACTTAAGCCCGGATATTTATTCGGATTATTTCTTATCCTGATTTTTGGGTTCAGATTTTTTGTTGAATTTCTGAAAGAAAACCAATCTGCTTTTGAATCCGCTTTACCAATTAATATGGGACAAATTTTAAGTATTCCATTTGTTTTATTAGGACTTTATTACATCTTTCGGAAAAAGCAGAATGTTAACTCAGCAAAGAAATGA
- the mtgA gene encoding monofunctional biosynthetic peptidoglycan transglycosylase, with translation MANTNQSFGKKILLVIKAIFKFLLLMFVSSVIIVFLLRWINPVTSSIMVQRQIESIFNGEFDYIKYSWVDYDDCSPYLPIAFVAAEDQNFPNHFGFDVREIKKALKQYERGRRIRGASTITQQVAKNLFLWEGKSFIRKGIEAYFTVLIELLWDKKRILEVYMNIAEFGDMIFGVKMASLAYYKKLPAKVSPAQAALLAAVLPNPLRYSVVRPSGYVRGRQNWILKQINSLGGPEYLKEL, from the coding sequence ATGGCAAATACTAATCAGTCATTCGGAAAAAAAATTTTATTAGTAATAAAAGCAATATTCAAATTTTTACTGCTGATGTTTGTGTCATCGGTAATAATTGTTTTTTTACTCAGGTGGATAAATCCTGTTACAAGTTCAATAATGGTTCAGAGACAAATTGAATCAATATTCAATGGTGAGTTTGATTACATTAAATATTCCTGGGTTGATTATGATGATTGCTCTCCTTATCTGCCAATAGCTTTTGTTGCTGCAGAAGATCAGAACTTTCCGAATCATTTTGGTTTTGATGTGCGGGAAATTAAAAAAGCACTTAAGCAATACGAAAGAGGAAGAAGAATTCGTGGTGCAAGCACAATTACTCAACAGGTTGCCAAAAATCTTTTTCTTTGGGAAGGAAAAAGTTTTATAAGAAAAGGAATCGAAGCTTACTTTACTGTGTTGATTGAACTGCTGTGGGATAAAAAAAGAATTCTGGAAGTGTATATGAACATTGCCGAGTTTGGTGATATGATTTTCGGAGTTAAGATGGCGAGTCTTGCATACTATAAAAAACTTCCTGCAAAAGTTTCTCCTGCACAGGCAGCACTACTTGCTGCTGTTTTACCAAATCCGTTACGGTATTCTGTTGTCAGACCTTCCGGATATGTACGCGGAAGACAGAACTGGATTTTAAAACAAATAAATTCATTAGGCGGACCGGAATATCTGAAAGAACTTTAG
- a CDS encoding TIR domain-containing protein, with amino-acid sequence MKKKKTKYIDKLPKEIKDWLDEENRHYLSYNKFLRSLFKLPVEKRTTAWLEYVADDLSNYGDVESLIFLVSRGFNCDEKIEKLITIWKDAERKSIEECAAGASLIDNNTGKSTSVGRMSIQEASQIKNLSVWQLRNFWGYNDHQELSIDSTILRAVEWCKIRGFNDWWERLAKTTNENVIQYGIFPIPSSFWLFYHCRSDYSIKIMRKALERTLEALYIPEFDSEFPWLIHNDIIIDDKRKLNKMNHIPLACSIVFANYKLFNFCSGDKTIINRALEMILDHQNSDGSWNCWELDKLPDIETTAMAIHALAVAKPRGWKRSVKLAKNWLINKRNDYGYWTSASSPDAVFLTVLVLDAINLADNKSELTFSIVNECEKKAFTTDKRFTVALSFPGEKRSLVQMVSKKLIDKLGKDKVFYDKNFEAELARPNLDVYLQDIYHDQSELIVIFLCEDYNTKEWCGLEWRAIRDLIKKRKDEDILLLKLENVDIPGIYSIDGYVDISNKNPTQIAQLILDRLKPKKNK; translated from the coding sequence ATGAAAAAGAAAAAAACAAAATATATAGACAAACTTCCTAAAGAAATCAAGGATTGGCTTGATGAAGAAAATAGACATTATTTGTCTTATAATAAATTTTTGAGAAGCTTGTTTAAACTTCCAGTAGAAAAAAGAACAACAGCTTGGTTAGAATATGTAGCAGATGATTTGTCGAATTACGGAGACGTAGAATCATTGATATTCTTAGTTAGTAGAGGATTTAATTGTGATGAAAAAATTGAAAAATTAATTACAATATGGAAAGATGCAGAAAGAAAATCGATAGAAGAATGTGCTGCTGGGGCTAGTTTGATTGATAATAACACTGGTAAATCAACATCAGTTGGGAGAATGAGTATCCAAGAAGCTTCACAAATTAAAAATTTATCTGTATGGCAATTGAGAAATTTTTGGGGTTATAACGATCATCAAGAACTCTCTATTGATTCAACGATATTGAGGGCTGTTGAATGGTGTAAAATACGAGGTTTTAATGACTGGTGGGAGCGTTTAGCTAAAACTACAAATGAAAATGTAATTCAGTATGGTATTTTTCCTATACCAAGTTCTTTTTGGCTCTTTTATCATTGTCGTTCTGACTACTCAATTAAAATAATGCGAAAAGCATTAGAGCGAACTTTAGAAGCATTATATATTCCTGAATTTGATTCAGAATTTCCATGGCTAATTCATAATGATATAATTATTGATGATAAAAGAAAGTTAAATAAAATGAATCATATTCCACTTGCTTGTTCAATTGTTTTTGCGAATTATAAGTTATTTAACTTTTGCTCAGGTGACAAAACCATAATAAATCGTGCTCTTGAAATGATTCTTGATCACCAAAACTCCGATGGCAGTTGGAATTGTTGGGAATTGGATAAATTGCCTGATATTGAAACCACAGCAATGGCTATTCATGCACTTGCAGTCGCAAAACCTCGGGGTTGGAAACGATCCGTTAAATTGGCAAAGAATTGGTTAATTAATAAAAGAAATGATTATGGCTATTGGACCTCAGCGAGTTCACCAGATGCCGTATTTCTTACCGTTCTTGTCTTAGATGCAATCAATCTTGCTGATAATAAAAGTGAATTAACATTCTCAATAGTAAACGAATGTGAAAAAAAAGCTTTCACAACTGATAAAAGGTTTACTGTTGCACTTTCTTTCCCTGGTGAAAAAAGATCACTAGTTCAAATGGTATCTAAAAAACTTATTGATAAACTTGGAAAAGACAAAGTATTCTATGATAAAAATTTTGAAGCAGAACTTGCACGTCCAAATTTAGATGTATATCTACAAGATATTTATCATGATCAATCAGAATTGATTGTGATTTTTTTATGTGAAGATTATAACACAAAAGAATGGTGTGGACTTGAATGGCGAGCAATTCGAGATTTGATTAAAAAAAGAAAAGATGAAGATATACTATTGCTAAAATTAGAAAATGTTGATATTCCTGGCATTTATTCAATTGATGGATATGTTGATATTTCAAATAAAAATCCGACGCAAATAGCACAATTAATATTGGATAGACTAAAGCCAAAGAAAAATAAATAG
- a CDS encoding AI-2E family transporter, whose amino-acid sequence MAHKIYSDNTTKFFITVIGLITIGIVLKELSHIFIPLVIAIFLFFVFAPLNNFLMNKRVPGFIITILDLVITGIILYGAGRVVVDSLLQFADGLPAYGNKLNNIVQDFAKELNIRDPFFIKFDLERIIQQLDYKGLAGGIFSSTINLVGSVLFVLFFFVFVLSGEKTVYEAIKNYYVYRKVKPQVKKIKRSLKVSVDDKTRDTELDLLNEKLQREKQLAETFNTITNQIQRYIIAKFGINLLAGIVTSVALSIAGLDFPVVWGLFVFLFNFIPTIGSAAALVLPVLFALVQFDSTSSAILIAIVMAVIQTLAFNLAEPMIIGRRLNLNPLLILLSVLIWGYIWGIIGMLISVPITAIIKIILSNSKSRYLRFLSNLMSQSQTYL is encoded by the coding sequence ATGGCACACAAAATTTATTCCGATAATACTACCAAATTTTTTATAACTGTAATTGGACTGATTACCATTGGAATCGTGCTTAAAGAATTAAGCCACATTTTTATTCCATTGGTAATTGCAATTTTCCTTTTCTTTGTTTTTGCACCTTTAAATAATTTTCTGATGAATAAAAGAGTTCCGGGATTTATTATTACCATTCTTGATTTGGTTATAACAGGAATTATTCTTTACGGCGCGGGAAGAGTTGTGGTTGACTCGCTACTTCAGTTTGCAGATGGTTTGCCTGCTTACGGAAATAAACTAAATAACATTGTGCAAGATTTTGCAAAAGAATTAAATATCCGCGATCCGTTTTTCATAAAGTTTGATCTTGAAAGAATAATTCAGCAACTTGATTATAAAGGATTGGCTGGTGGGATTTTCAGCTCAACGATTAATCTTGTCGGAAGCGTTTTGTTTGTGCTGTTCTTTTTTGTTTTTGTGTTGTCCGGTGAAAAGACTGTGTATGAAGCAATAAAGAACTATTATGTTTACAGAAAAGTAAAACCACAGGTTAAGAAAATTAAAAGATCACTTAAAGTCTCTGTTGATGATAAAACTAGAGACACTGAGTTGGATTTACTGAACGAAAAACTTCAAAGAGAAAAACAACTTGCCGAAACTTTTAACACAATTACAAACCAGATACAACGATATATTATTGCAAAGTTTGGAATAAATCTGCTTGCAGGCATTGTAACCTCAGTTGCGCTTTCAATTGCCGGACTTGATTTTCCTGTTGTGTGGGGGTTGTTTGTATTTCTTTTCAATTTTATTCCGACTATTGGTTCTGCTGCAGCACTTGTACTTCCCGTGCTGTTTGCATTAGTTCAGTTTGATTCGACAAGCTCTGCTATACTTATTGCAATTGTAATGGCTGTAATTCAAACGTTGGCTTTTAACTTGGCTGAGCCAATGATTATCGGCAGAAGATTAAACCTTAATCCTTTGCTGATATTACTTTCAGTATTGATTTGGGGATACATTTGGGGAATCATCGGAATGCTGATCTCAGTGCCGATAACTGCAATTATCAAAATCATTCTATCCAATTCAAAATCACGCTATCTCAGATTTCTTTCAAATCTTATGAGCCAATCACAAACTTATCTCTAA
- the yidD gene encoding membrane protein insertion efficiency factor YidD: MIKDILNKILKVLAFPFILLIKIYQIFISPLFPSSCRYTPTCSQYTLEALKKYGLLKGLWLGIKRISRCHPWGGSGYDPVP, encoded by the coding sequence ATGATTAAAGATATACTGAACAAAATTTTAAAGGTACTGGCATTTCCGTTTATACTTCTTATCAAAATCTATCAGATTTTTATTTCGCCGTTATTTCCATCTTCGTGCAGATATACTCCAACCTGTTCGCAATACACATTGGAGGCATTAAAAAAATACGGTTTGCTCAAAGGGCTTTGGCTTGGAATAAAAAGAATTTCCCGTTGTCATCCCTGGGGCGGAAGTGGTTATGATCCTGTTCCATAG
- a CDS encoding metal ABC transporter substrate-binding protein codes for MKSFKAILLLLSLLIFASCSNKKSEEKNIVVTIYPFKAIVQEIAGSDITIDVLLPGSADPHTYEMSPSDYKKIQSARIFFYGAESLDGWAAKIDVETKVELLKLVPEDFLLNIEMSDDHSHHTDDHTHHHYGTDPHFWSDPLTVNSMLDSLTKILSEYYPEKKDLFRKNSELFSQKLIQLDSKIRVEIKSVKHNKVFSAHPFYDYFFKRYGIDVVGSLEISPGQQVTPKFLKNISEEIKRKNVKAIFINKQHISKPAKVLAESVGIKTVELDPFGGTGDLKTYEQIISENLKTIVNELK; via the coding sequence ATGAAATCCTTTAAAGCCATACTTTTATTATTATCTCTTCTGATATTTGCCAGTTGTTCAAACAAAAAATCTGAAGAAAAAAATATTGTTGTTACGATTTATCCGTTCAAAGCAATAGTTCAGGAAATTGCTGGAAGCGATATTACAATAGATGTTTTACTTCCTGGCAGCGCTGATCCTCATACCTATGAAATGTCACCTTCAGACTATAAAAAAATTCAGAGTGCAAGAATATTTTTTTATGGTGCTGAATCTCTTGACGGTTGGGCAGCAAAAATTGATGTTGAAACCAAAGTTGAGTTACTAAAACTGGTTCCGGAAGATTTTCTGTTAAACATTGAAATGAGTGATGATCATTCGCATCATACAGATGATCACACACATCATCATTACGGAACAGATCCGCATTTCTGGTCAGATCCGTTAACTGTTAATTCAATGCTTGATTCACTTACAAAAATTCTTTCTGAATATTATCCGGAAAAGAAAGATTTATTCAGAAAAAATTCTGAGTTGTTTTCTCAAAAACTAATTCAACTTGATAGTAAAATAAGAGTTGAAATAAAATCAGTTAAACACAATAAAGTATTTTCAGCGCATCCGTTTTATGATTACTTTTTCAAAAGATATGGAATTGATGTTGTCGGCTCACTCGAAATTTCACCGGGACAGCAGGTTACACCAAAATTTCTGAAGAATATTTCAGAAGAAATCAAAAGAAAAAATGTGAAGGCAATTTTTATAAATAAGCAACACATCAGTAAACCTGCTAAAGTTTTGGCTGAATCAGTCGGAATCAAAACAGTTGAATTGGATCCTTTCGGTGGAACAGGTGATTTAAAAACTTATGAGCAGATTATATCAGAAAATCTGAAAACAATTGTAAATGAATTAAAATGA
- the topA gene encoding type I DNA topoisomerase yields the protein MAKNLVIVESPAKAKTIENYLGKEFLVASSYGHIRDLVKKDKGVDIENHFRPIYKIPEDKKQVVKELKKLAQKAETIWLATDEDREGEAISWHLKEALELPEEKIKRIVFDEITKKAILESIQNPRGIDYHLVDAQQARRVLDRLVGFEISPILWRKIKTRLSAGRVQSVAVRLIVEREREIDAFVPESRFKVVGLFSFKDESGKEQTLKAELARFLKDEKEVEEFLNKCSASEFVIQEIETKPFKRSPAAPFTTSTLQQEAARKLRYSVSRTMLIAQKLYEAGYITYMRTDSVNLSDFALDAAEQTIKKDFGEEYHHKRTYQTKSANAQEAHEAIRPTDFSRETISGSKDEKALYELIWKRAIASQMSDAEIERTTVKIKGSKLDDLFTAKGEVILFDGFLKVYLEDTDEENIENGEEGILPPVKKDMKLNAQLITATERFTRPPARYTEASLVKKLEELGIGRPSTYAPTISTIQKRGYVHKEERDGKEREYRVITLAQNGKLKKEIKTEITGADKGKLFPTDIAMVVTDFLMKHFPQIMDYQFTAKVEEELDEIALGKLKYEEMLKEFYFPFHDKVIHTTETGERVSGERILGNDPENGWIVSVRIARFGPVAQKTDPNNPEAKPVYAPLRKDQKIETITLEEALELFKLPRVVGEYEGKEVIAGIGRFGPYIKHDNKYVSIKKQFDPHTITLDEAIQVIDAKRVSDSEKFIKVFDEDPTYQILNGRWGPYLKAGKKNIKLPKDRDPSSFTFEECVELANNKEESKSKKKTSKKKS from the coding sequence ATGGCAAAAAATCTTGTTATTGTAGAATCCCCTGCTAAAGCAAAGACAATAGAAAATTATCTCGGCAAAGAATTTCTTGTTGCATCTTCTTACGGACACATACGCGATCTTGTAAAGAAAGATAAAGGAGTTGATATTGAAAATCACTTCAGACCGATTTATAAAATTCCCGAAGATAAAAAACAGGTTGTAAAAGAATTAAAGAAACTTGCTCAGAAAGCTGAAACAATCTGGCTTGCAACTGACGAAGACCGCGAAGGTGAAGCAATTTCCTGGCATCTTAAAGAAGCTTTGGAACTTCCCGAAGAAAAAATTAAAAGAATAGTGTTCGATGAAATAACAAAGAAAGCTATTCTTGAATCCATTCAGAATCCGAGAGGAATTGATTATCATCTTGTTGATGCTCAGCAGGCAAGAAGAGTTTTAGACAGATTGGTGGGATTTGAAATCTCACCGATTCTCTGGAGAAAAATAAAAACCCGACTTTCTGCAGGAAGAGTACAATCTGTTGCAGTAAGATTAATTGTTGAACGCGAAAGAGAGATTGATGCGTTTGTTCCTGAATCAAGATTTAAAGTTGTTGGATTGTTTTCATTTAAAGACGAATCAGGAAAAGAACAAACTTTAAAAGCTGAACTTGCCAGATTTCTTAAAGACGAAAAAGAAGTTGAAGAATTTCTTAATAAGTGTTCCGCTTCTGAATTTGTCATTCAGGAAATAGAAACAAAACCATTTAAGAGATCGCCTGCAGCACCTTTTACAACATCAACACTTCAGCAGGAAGCTGCAAGAAAACTTCGGTATTCTGTTTCAAGAACAATGCTTATTGCTCAGAAACTTTATGAAGCGGGCTATATAACTTATATGAGAACTGACTCGGTTAATCTTTCTGATTTTGCTCTTGATGCTGCCGAGCAAACAATTAAAAAAGATTTCGGAGAAGAATATCATCACAAAAGAACTTATCAGACAAAATCAGCAAATGCACAGGAAGCTCACGAAGCAATTCGTCCAACAGATTTTTCAAGAGAAACTATAAGTGGTTCTAAAGATGAAAAAGCTCTATACGAGTTGATATGGAAAAGAGCAATCGCTTCTCAGATGAGTGATGCAGAAATAGAAAGAACTACTGTTAAAATAAAAGGTTCAAAGCTTGATGATTTGTTCACTGCCAAAGGCGAAGTAATTCTGTTTGACGGATTCCTGAAAGTTTATCTTGAAGATACCGATGAAGAAAATATTGAAAATGGTGAAGAAGGAATTCTTCCGCCGGTTAAAAAAGATATGAAGCTTAATGCCCAGTTAATTACAGCAACAGAAAGATTCACTCGTCCGCCAGCGCGATATACAGAAGCAAGTCTTGTTAAAAAACTTGAAGAACTTGGAATAGGAAGACCCTCTACCTATGCTCCAACAATAAGCACAATTCAAAAGCGTGGTTATGTTCACAAAGAAGAAAGAGATGGAAAAGAAAGAGAGTATCGTGTAATTACTCTTGCGCAAAACGGAAAACTTAAGAAAGAAATTAAAACTGAAATTACCGGCGCAGATAAAGGAAAACTTTTTCCTACGGATATCGCAATGGTTGTAACAGATTTTTTGATGAAACATTTTCCGCAGATAATGGATTATCAGTTTACAGCAAAAGTTGAAGAAGAACTTGACGAAATTGCATTGGGAAAATTGAAGTACGAAGAAATGCTGAAGGAATTTTATTTCCCATTCCACGATAAAGTTATTCATACAACTGAAACAGGTGAAAGAGTTTCGGGAGAAAGAATTTTGGGTAATGATCCGGAAAACGGTTGGATTGTTTCTGTAAGAATTGCTCGCTTTGGTCCGGTTGCACAAAAAACCGATCCGAATAATCCTGAAGCCAAACCGGTTTATGCGCCTTTGCGTAAAGATCAGAAAATAGAAACAATAACTCTTGAAGAAGCTCTTGAGTTGTTTAAACTCCCGAGAGTTGTTGGAGAATATGAGGGCAAAGAAGTAATTGCGGGTATCGGAAGATTTGGTCCATACATCAAACACGATAACAAATATGTTTCAATTAAAAAGCAATTTGATCCGCATACAATTACGCTTGATGAAGCAATACAGGTAATTGATGCAAAACGTGTTTCTGACTCAGAAAAATTTATCAAGGTCTTTGATGAAGATCCCACATATCAAATATTAAACGGAAGATGGGGACCATATCTTAAAGCCGGAAAGAAAAACATTAAACTTCCCAAAGATCGTGATCCATCATCCTTCACTTTTGAAGAATGTGTTGAACTTGCGAATAACAAGGAAGAATCAAAGAGCAAAAAGAAAACAAGTAAAAAGAAATCTTAG